The following coding sequences lie in one Paenibacillus durus ATCC 35681 genomic window:
- a CDS encoding ABC transporter permease yields MRKLKAARKNWELYLLLILPVAYFIIFRYVPMYGVQIAFKDFTPRAGIWGSPWVGFQYFREFFESYNFWTIIKNTVLLSLLNLLISFPIPVIIAILLNQLAREKLKKFVQTVIYAPYFISTVVLAGMIIVFLSPNSGLINHLIGAFGGEPVLFMSEAGWFRPIYILSTVWQETGFATIIYLAALAGIDPHLHEAAVVDGANKWQRIRHIDLTGILPTITVLFILAVGNLMNVGFEKAFLLQTDLNIDASEIISTYVYKIGIQRAQYSFSAAIGLFNAAINLVLLLIVNRTAKKISGNGLF; encoded by the coding sequence ATGAGAAAGCTGAAAGCTGCCCGAAAAAATTGGGAACTGTATTTGCTGCTTATTCTGCCTGTAGCCTACTTTATTATTTTTCGGTATGTCCCCATGTACGGCGTGCAGATCGCTTTTAAAGACTTTACGCCGCGCGCCGGAATTTGGGGAAGCCCATGGGTGGGATTTCAGTATTTCCGGGAGTTTTTTGAATCCTATAACTTCTGGACGATCATCAAGAACACCGTTCTGCTTAGCCTCTTGAACCTGCTGATCTCCTTTCCCATTCCCGTGATTATCGCCATTCTGCTGAATCAGTTGGCTCGGGAGAAGCTGAAGAAGTTCGTTCAAACCGTAATCTATGCCCCTTATTTCATCTCCACCGTTGTGCTTGCCGGCATGATCATTGTGTTTCTGTCGCCGAACAGCGGGCTGATCAATCATCTCATCGGAGCGTTCGGCGGGGAGCCGGTGCTGTTCATGTCCGAAGCTGGCTGGTTCCGCCCGATCTATATTCTGAGTACGGTATGGCAGGAGACCGGGTTCGCCACCATTATTTATCTGGCCGCGCTGGCCGGCATTGACCCGCATCTTCATGAAGCCGCCGTAGTAGACGGGGCGAACAAATGGCAGCGAATCCGTCATATCGACTTGACCGGGATTCTTCCTACCATTACCGTGCTGTTCATTCTGGCCGTAGGCAACTTGATGAACGTAGGATTTGAGAAAGCCTTTCTGCTGCAAACCGACCTCAATATCGATGCGTCGGAGATCATCTCGACCTATGTGTACAAAATCGGCATCCAGCGCGCGCAGTACAGCTTCTCGGCGGCAATCGGACTGTTTAACGCGGCCATCAATCTGGTGCTTCTGCTTATCGTCAACCGAACGGCCAAAAAAATAAGCGGGAACGGATTGTTTTAG
- a CDS encoding carbohydrate ABC transporter permease, with protein sequence MFQMKRKLKSDIAFDVANFIVLGGFTLMILYPLYFIVIASISDPNQIYAGNVWLWPKSITFDGYRRIFSDNTIWIGYRNSLFYAALAAVISSVLTVMAAYPLSRKDLYGRNAFMMIFVVTLFFNGGIIPTYLLVKNLHMINTIWAVVLPGAVDAFAIIIARTFFQSLPDELREAAAIDGCTNLRYIWSIVVPLSKPIIAVLVLLAVVRQWNGFFDALIYVNDSSLYPLQLILRNILIQNQPSGDMLTDITTLVAQQKVTELIKFGVIIVAALPLLTLYPLLQRYFVKGVMIGSVKG encoded by the coding sequence ATGTTTCAAATGAAACGCAAGCTGAAAAGCGATATTGCTTTCGATGTGGCGAATTTCATCGTGCTGGGCGGATTTACGCTGATGATTCTATATCCGCTTTATTTTATCGTAATCGCTTCTATAAGCGACCCGAACCAGATTTATGCGGGCAACGTATGGTTGTGGCCCAAGTCGATTACCTTTGACGGCTACCGGCGGATTTTCAGCGACAACACCATTTGGATCGGTTACCGGAACTCCTTATTCTACGCCGCGCTCGCGGCTGTCATCAGTTCGGTTCTGACCGTTATGGCGGCTTATCCGCTGTCGCGCAAAGACCTTTACGGCCGGAACGCCTTCATGATGATTTTTGTCGTCACCCTCTTTTTTAACGGCGGAATTATCCCGACCTACCTGCTTGTCAAAAATCTTCACATGATCAATACCATCTGGGCGGTTGTGCTTCCCGGAGCGGTGGACGCGTTCGCCATCATTATCGCACGGACGTTCTTCCAGAGCTTGCCCGATGAACTCCGCGAGGCCGCTGCCATCGACGGGTGCACCAATTTGCGCTACATCTGGAGCATTGTCGTGCCGCTGTCGAAACCGATCATCGCCGTGCTTGTGCTGCTCGCCGTAGTCCGCCAGTGGAACGGATTCTTTGACGCCCTGATTTATGTGAACGATTCGTCGCTGTACCCGCTGCAGCTCATTTTGAGGAACATCCTGATCCAGAACCAGCCTTCCGGGGATATGCTGACGGACATTACGACGCTCGTAGCCCAGCAGAAGGTGACCGAGCTGATTAAATTCGGAGTCATTATCGTAGCGGCGCTCCCGCTCCTCACGCTGTATCCGCTGCTTCAACGTTATTTTGTCAAAGGCGTCATGATCGGTTCGGTCAAGGGATGA